The window ACCAGTGATGATCTGTGGCTCTACAGCCTGACATCTGACTGTAGCCACCGTGTTGGTATGACCAGTAAGTGTGTGCACGTTTGCTTTTGACCTGATGTCCCACACCTAAAAGCACAAAGAAAATCCAGTCCCAGTCAGGATTGGGATTAAACAAGACAGAGGCCTAATCCCACCAAACTAGAACCATATTGGTCTCATGGTTtaaaacaacacacacattcccTTTCATCTCTAGGTTACACATCACTGATGttttcctcctcctcagctcGGGTGCAGAGCGGCACACACGCACTGACAGCGACGTTTTCACTGGGGAGAGTTGCAAAgcgattccctgccaggacaacagagggcgtcgcACCACCACTGCAGTCACATCTCTGGTCCAGGATAGCATATTAACTGTAGTTTGTGTTTgtattgtgtgtttgtgtatttcagAGACGttctcttccacctcttcatgcagtcgccACCTCTACACCCACATTTCCCATCAAGCTCCAACACAGCCCAAACTAAACTCACCCTCGCTGAGGCGTCTCGGCTGCATGTCACAAGCACATCGATGGTTGGATGTAGATCCAAATCATACACAGCACTGAGGTGGCCATGGTAGTGCCTGATTACCTGGAAGACAAACCAATGCTGTCGTGAGGCTGTAAAAATACCACAACTGCTATAAATACACAAAACCAAGTTATTTTAGATTAAATAGAGTAGTAAATATGCCTGTGGTACACAGGTCTGTACTAGAAACCGGTGTGTGTTTCTGTTATGATGTTAATCTTTCATATGCTGCTGACATGGTGAATAGCTCAGACAAGGTCTGGAATGTGGGAAAGTGTTTCAGCGGGGGACCAAATTAACTGCTCCACAGTCACACCAAAGTAAAGTAAACATTTAGCATGCTAAGTGTGAAGCTAGAAGAGGTAGCAGGACTAAAACTTATGTTTGTCTGTCATAAATCTGCGTTGTTAATGCACTAAAAACACAGAACATGTTGTCTACATGCAGTTTCACACCGATATTGTGTTTTGGGCACTTTTGGTTAAGGCCAGGCTAGCTTCGGTTTGTTCAGCTCTCTGCTGATTGGCTGCCAAGGCTTTGGGGTTGGACTAGTGCACCAGGAAGAATTGGCGGCTGCCTGGACCGATTCACAGCAAAGACTACGCCTTTTTTTTTATGTACAATCTTTCGAAACCTGTAAGTGGTCAACATGTCATGCTGGCCATTACCAATATACTTTAATGTATAATGTATACAATTCTAAATGCTTTCATTACTCTGATGTTTGTCTTGCTAACAGATGTAGCCTAGCAAACAACCTGTTCGTAGCAGGTGCTTTTTGGTTCAGACCGACTCAGGGTTTATGTGGAGTGTAGCGTGGGGAAAAAAATGCCCTCAAATACCGTAAAACTGATGCTTCAACAtagagctgggcaataaatcgaaaatttatcgttaaagaaatttctgactcttatcgagatcattgttcccatgtcaagtaatttgataataaaaatgaaaatatgtgtaggtcggcaacattcatgtccctttaagaagctgttccaccttgagtcacgtaaaagtgTGAGTTAAGGtggtacatgtgacagccccatctagtggacaacttttgtttctgcgcaaacctgtagttatcgtccatttatcgttatcgaggtgaaatcctcactatatcgtgatactgattttagaCTGTATCGCCCAGCCCCAATTCAATATGAAAAATGTACCATGCCGCCCAGCCCCAGTTGTACTAAATTTGCACAAAAACTCCTTTAAAAAAACTTCCTGATGACCCTGAGCTAATCCAAACAACGTACCTTGTTGTACTCCAGATCCCAACACTTGACCTGTTTATCTTCTCCACAGGAGAAGAGGTACGGACTGCGGCTGCTCACTGCTACACCACGAACGGTACTGATGTGTCCAGTCAGAGACAACTTCAGCTTCCCACTGGCCAGGTCCCAGATCTGTAGAGACAACCACCTTCCAGTTATCTCTGGATCATCACAGAAGCTTTAACAGCAACAGAGCCACCTTGGTATCACTCCCAAACGTTTTAACCCTTACCTAACATtaaagcatttttttgtgctcaaatgacattaacgttagaaaatgtaaacgttgggtaagggttaaataCTGAAAGgatttctttttaaaaaactGTATTGCAATGTCTGCACCTACACAAAATACAACAACCTGAATGTTTTACCAGCTCTAGATCAATAACAGCTCTTTACAGAATAGGAAAAACTATTTGGTGGAGAAGATGAAGTCTAATAACAAATCTAGACAGGTTCAGTCCTCTGAGACTTGTTACCATTAGAGACAAAAAGTAGCTTAAACCTGTTAATAAAGAATATAAAAAGCAGTTTAAAACCCTAGACCATTACTGATCCCTCTATCAACAGAGCTTTACTGCTTATATGTATTTAtggagaatgaatgaatgaatgtaatAACAAACACATAAAAGCTGGTGTTTTACTCAGCCCGCCCGACCTTTATAGTTCTGTCTGCTGACCCCGTGACGAACCACTGATTTCCCGGTTCCACGGCGATGGATCTCACCCAGCCGAGGTGTCCGCTGATAACCTGACAGATAACGGTCACCACAGTTAAACAAGGCAGCTTCTAATTATTAATGTTGTAAACAAATGCAAGACAACTTGTGAAACAGTTGTTACGAACCCGAAACAGTTTCCACGGTGGATGCCACTGAGGTTTGGGCATTGTTGGAGCTCTCCTTATGAGCGCTGAGTTTCTGGTGCCACCTCCATCTAAGAGAGACTAAAAGATATACTTCAAAAGGTCATTAAGGATTTTTTTTAAGTAGCATGAAAGACTTATGAGTAGAAATAAACTGGCCAACTGAACGACACATTCATTAGCATTATAATGTAATTTTTATATTGTAAAATTAGTTTTGTATGTTTGTGAAGCATTCTGTCTTGCAACACTGTTCTGCTTACAGAATTTGATGCGACACTACCAGAATGAATAAGCAACATAAAAGTTCCATGGTGTTAAAGTTAGCTGAGCTCGctatttgttttttaatttattttcaaattAGTGATTTTCTACTGCAGAAAAGAAACCCAATCTCTACTGGATTATTAGCTTTACACGTCTTTTTAAGACTCTATAAGCACTAACAAGCATTCTGGAAAAGTAAATTCACTGTGGTTTACCACTGCAGTGGACGGAGGGTGAATTCTCTCTGCTACTCCTGCATGTCTATGGATCTCTGCAACGCTGGCTGCAGTGCGACTGGCGTCCTGCCTGAAAGTACATGACATAGAGTATGTCAGAATATTTATTTTAACCATAGATCTGTATGCCAAATTGTTACCAGCatggattaaaaataaataatagccTACCTTGCTAGTGAGGGTGGTAAAGCCAGTGTCAAGGAGTGCACCGCTCCTTCACTGGGATTCCTGTGGATTTTAGTGTCGGCGGTGAGTGCCACACCTGTGGAGCACAAGCTACTGTTAGCACAAAATTAAAAGTAGTGCGGATTCCTAAagtagcagaaaacaaatctacCTGGTCCAGATGGATAAGCATTGGTCCCGGTAATCAGGTATTCTGGATCATCGCCTAAATAGTTTTAACAGAGTGAAAACATTATTAACTTTGGCTTAATCGCTCAAAAGAAGTTAAACAATCTATGTGATCCATAAAACTATgcaatatttattttgacggttAACTAAGAAACAGTCACAGTGTGTTGCTCCCTTACCTAGCTGTGGGTAGCTCTGATGGCTGAGCATGCCGTCAGGATGATGTGAGACTCTTTCTCTGCCCTCCTTTAGGATGGGCATGTGTAAAACTGGTCCATACTCTGTCTTTAGTTTCACACCCATCTTCTGTTTGTGACTGCAAACACAGTCATTCATATACATGTTATACCGCCAAAATGTAAATGTTATCTAATTGAGCAACAACTCTAAACACCGTAAAAAATAGTTTCCTCAGAAAATATAAGCTGAGCAAACATCCATGTTTCTTCACTGAACGTTAAGCAAAAAACGTATCCCGGCGCATTAGAAAACATTAGTGAGGTTTGATCTGTAAATATTTACAAACACACTTTGGAAGCAGCCTGGGTTACCTTTCGTCATCCAGAGCGATAGCTTTAGCATGGTCGGCTACGAACATGTCATGCGTCCTTTTCAGCGATCTGAAGACCAATGTGTGGACAGAGTGCTTCTGGACATCCTGTAAAAAGcgagaattttatttaaaaaacatcGCATATAACAACCTAATAAAAAGTTATTTCTCACTCAATAAACAGTGAAACGGGCAGAAAAAGGCTATCAATTCCAGTAAATAGACAGGCCCGGGAGTGTGTTGGACGTTTCCTAACATCCTAGCGGACACAAAAGACATACATGAATGTATAAATCCATACCTCCGTCATTTTATAGAGGAATATACCGATAGAACAAAACTGAGGAGGAAATAAAGGTCTGCCTCGGTAAGTACAACTTGGTAGTAAAATAAATCCTCCTGACCACCACGACAAACCGAACGTTTGAGATAACCCGGAAGTAAACACGACCAAGAGTTGTTAAAGTTATATCAGCGCCACCTACCGGTTTGGATGATTCAACCACTTTTCCTGTTCATCATCAAGGGCTAAAATGTGACAGTTCAACGTATGAATAAagcataaaattattatttaaatgttTAATTGTTATTAAGGATATTTTCTATCAAATGACCCACCATGCTAGTTATGAGATATCTaaactgcagctgttacacacctgctttagactctatcaaaacctggatggtgggagctttcttcagctgaatgaagataagactgagatcctcatctgtgccccagacaagctggttcccaaagtcaaagactctcttggtcagcttgcttctcacaccaaaccttctgtcaggaatcttggcgtgacctttgacccagctctcaccctggattctcatgtcagttctgtcATGCTCTGAACTTCAGATTTCATCCACACCTTCGTCTCCTCATGCTTGTCCTGCAACATGCTTTTCACTTGTCTGGCTTTGCGTGACCTCATGATCACCCTATTCTTCCTCAATAGCTTCTTTTCAAGCTGGTGTTTCTGTTAATTCTATCTTTTTCAGGATCCAACGATAAGCTTCGATCTTTTTAAATAatagaaaaaatgttttttgtcatttttatttttatatgaaccacctcgtgattttttaatTGAGAGGTGCAATAtaaaattgttattattattattattatcaaaaataaaaacaataataacaTAATTTGGATTGACAAGGTTGACAGATTAAATTAATTCATGATGCACAGTAACACAGA is drawn from Nothobranchius furzeri strain GRZ-AD chromosome 4, NfurGRZ-RIMD1, whole genome shotgun sequence and contains these coding sequences:
- the plrg1 gene encoding pleiotropic regulator 1; this encodes MTEDVQKHSVHTLVFRSLKRTHDMFVADHAKAIALDDESHKQKMGVKLKTEYGPVLHMPILKEGRERVSHHPDGMLSHQSYPQLGDDPEYLITGTNAYPSGPGVALTADTKIHRNPSEGAVHSLTLALPPSLARQDASRTAASVAEIHRHAGVAERIHPPSTAVSLLDGGGTRNSALIRRAPTMPKPQWHPPWKLFRVISGHLGWVRSIAVEPGNQWFVTGSADRTIKIWDLASGKLKLSLTGHISTVRGVAVSSRSPYLFSCGEDKQVKCWDLEYNKVIRHYHGHLSAVYDLDLHPTIDVLVTCSRDASARVWDIRSKANVHTLTGHTNTVATVRCQAVEPQIITGSHDATIRLWDLIAGKTRATLTNHKKSVRTLVLHPRQYTFASGSADNIKQWKFPDGNFIQNLSGHNAIINTLAVNSDGVLVSGADNGTMHMWDWRTGYNFQRIHAAVQPGSLDSESGIFACLFDHSESRLITAEADKTIKVYKEDDTATEESHPVNWKPEILKRKRF